Part of the Verrucomicrobiota bacterium genome, CTCCAACGCGTCGAAGGAAGCCTTCTCGCTGGATCGTTCAAACAGATAGCGTTCGAGGGCGACACGATAGCCGCAGTCAACAATGCTGCGGATGAAATTCGTGCCGATGATCTCCTGGTTCAGCTTTCTCCCGCTGCCGCCCACGTAGGCATAAAGCATCTTGTTCTTCAGCCGGTCGTCGGCACGCATTCTCTTGATGGCGGCTCCGTACACTTCGTACTGTTGTCGTTCCCGTTCCATTCGCGCAAGACGTTCGGGGGTTAGCTTGGCCCATTCCACGACCGGCCTGTTGACGATGAATTCATCGATAATAATTCCATCCAGGAACGGAGCGTTGTCATAAAAACTGGCCCAGTACTTGAAATGACCCTCGATGTTGGTGGCTTGGGAATGGATCCCCGTTTGCGCGACGAACCGTTTTCCCTGACGATGCCAGTCATCAACTTCCGACGGAGCCAGCTTGAGACCGCTGGGTATGATCAAGGTCGTGACATTCGGCAAAACATCCCGCTTGAGAAATTTCATGTCATAAAGACCATAGGATTTGATCGCGGGATTGAACCCGAGTCCGCAATGGATGAGTTCGGGTATCGCCTTCACCACCAGTTTCTCAACGCGAACATTACCTTTACACTCCACTTGAAGCGTATGTTTGCCCTGCGTCACAAAGCGCATTCCTTCACCGGGCCGACCTCCATCCGCGTCGTGCAGAATCACCGGATCAGTTCCCTTATCAAGAACAACACGGAGGGTTCCGTTTCCGTTGCATGTTGCCGAGATGAAAATCCAGCCGTCCCTGGAACGTGCAAAAGTGAAATTGTTGTTGGACTTGGAAATCGCCGAGACTTCGAGCAACTCCGAAACGAGATTGTTCAACTTCCTTTCCCCCGAAAAAAGTACCTTTGCTCGAGAATCTCCTGCAAATCCACAAAACAGTATTGATAACAATATTGATAACAGAGTCGGCGCAATAAAGGTGGTTCTCATGACGCGACAATTGGCCTGACCTTTTCCGATGTCAAGCCGCCGCCGTCGTGCTTTGCCACTCTCTCGACTGCCAATTTTGAGTTTCCTTTGCCGCTGGGTTCGTCTATGGTCTGATCACGCTGTATGAAAGTGACTCCGCATTCTGGTGATGGTCCGATGCAACTCTGGACCCGCCGGCGTTTTCTAGCGCGCAACGCGATGGGTATCGGCAGCGTCGCCCTCGCGTGGCTGTTGCGGGAGGAAAACCTGCTCGCCACGCCGCCGAACATTCCGCGCGGGCCACAGTCCTTTGACCTGAAGCCCAAGGCCCCGCTGTTCCGTCCACGCGCCCGCGCCATGATCTCGCTCTTCATGCACGGCGGACCGAGCCACATCGACTTGTTCGACCCGAAACCGGAACTGACCCGGCGCAGCGGTGAGGATTTTGCAGGAGAGATAACTTTCAGCTTTATCGATCGCGCGACCAAGAAACTCTTCGGCAGTCCGTGGAAATTTGAGAAGCGTGGCCAGAGCGGAATCGAAGTGTCGGAACTGCTCCCGCACTTTGCAAGCATTGTGGATGACGTGACGCTCATCCGCTCCATGCACACGGACATCAACGGGCACGAACCTTCGATCTGGTTCATGAACACTGGCAAATCCCAGCCAGGCCGGCCCGCGCTCGGCTCGTGGCTCACCTATGGCCTCGGCACCGAAAGCCAGAGTTTGCCCGCCTACGTGGTGCTGACCGATCCCGGCGGGCATCCGGTGGACGGCGTGCGCAACTGGTCCAACGGCTGGATGCCGCCGTTGTTTCAGGGAACGATTGTGCGCTCGGCTGAGCCGCGCATTCTGAACCTCGAACCGCCGCCGCACTTGAAAGGCGAATTGCAGGAGCAGAACCTCGCTTTCCTCGCCCGGCTCAATCGCGATCATCTATCGCGTCATCCCGGCGAAACCGACCTCGAGGCGCGCATCGCCAGCTACGAACTCGCCGCGCGGATGCAGACCGCCGCGAAGGAGGCGCTCGATCTGACCGGCGAAAGCGAAGCCACGAAAAAACTTTACGGCTTGGACGAATCCGTCACCCGCGAATACGGCACGCGCTGCCTGATCGCCCGCCGACTGGTCGAGCGCGGTGTTCGGTTCGTGCAACTCTTCGTCAACGGCCAGATCTGGGACAACCACGAGAGCATCAAGACCAGTCTCGTCAATTGTTGCCGCAAGACCGACCAGCCGTCCGCCGCGCTCGTCAAGGACCTCAAGGCGCGCGGCCTGCTCGATACCACGATCGTCCATTGGGGCGGCGAGATCGGTCGGCTGCCCGTGACCGAGAACCACGGCGCGGCCGAGAAGGCCGGACGCGATCACAACGGCCAGGGCTTCAGCAGTTGGCTCGCGGGCGGCGGGATCAAGGGCGGCATGACGTATGGCGAGACCGACGAGTTCGGGCACAAAGCAGTCGTGAATCCCGTCAGCCCGAACGACTATCACGCCACGCTGCTTCACCTCTTCGGCCTCGACCACACGAAACTTCTTTACTTCCACAACGGCCAGGAAGAACGCATCACCGACGGCAAACCGTGTCGTGTGGTGAGGGAGATTTTGGCCTGAAATCCGATTACCGAAATCCGAAAGAAATCCGAAGGCCGAAGCTCCGCAATTTTATTTTCCTTTTTTGCCAGCCTCGACAGTTTTTGATTGAAGCCCCGTCATGGTTAGCAGCGGCAGCACCGTGAAACGTCCGTCATCGTTATAGACGATC contains:
- a CDS encoding DUF1501 domain-containing protein — encoded protein: MGIGSVALAWLLREENLLATPPNIPRGPQSFDLKPKAPLFRPRARAMISLFMHGGPSHIDLFDPKPELTRRSGEDFAGEITFSFIDRATKKLFGSPWKFEKRGQSGIEVSELLPHFASIVDDVTLIRSMHTDINGHEPSIWFMNTGKSQPGRPALGSWLTYGLGTESQSLPAYVVLTDPGGHPVDGVRNWSNGWMPPLFQGTIVRSAEPRILNLEPPPHLKGELQEQNLAFLARLNRDHLSRHPGETDLEARIASYELAARMQTAAKEALDLTGESEATKKLYGLDESVTREYGTRCLIARRLVERGVRFVQLFVNGQIWDNHESIKTSLVNCCRKTDQPSAALVKDLKARGLLDTTIVHWGGEIGRLPVTENHGAAEKAGRDHNGQGFSSWLAGGGIKGGMTYGETDEFGHKAVVNPVSPNDYHATLLHLFGLDHTKLLYFHNGQEERITDGKPCRVVREILA